In one Pseudomonas fitomaticsae genomic region, the following are encoded:
- a CDS encoding nucleotidyltransferase family protein translates to MSRSIGVIVLAAGEGSRFREVAGADKDKLLADCTGRDGAVRSVIEQVLVNLPASLDQRLLVTTEVRPQAMRMAQAYGCDIVSIESTGMGDSIAAGVAACPDADGWLIVLGDMPFILPSSIERVVAAIAEDAVSVPTLNGDYGHPVGFGRSFAAGLMALSGDRGARPLFAQGRVVEVAVDDPGVLWDIDVPDALVFPPS, encoded by the coding sequence ATGAGCCGATCCATCGGGGTGATTGTGCTGGCGGCGGGTGAGGGCAGCCGCTTTCGTGAGGTGGCGGGCGCCGACAAGGACAAGCTGCTGGCCGATTGCACCGGGCGTGATGGCGCCGTGCGTTCAGTGATCGAGCAGGTGCTGGTGAACCTGCCGGCGAGCCTCGACCAGCGATTGCTGGTGACGACCGAGGTGCGACCGCAGGCGATGCGCATGGCGCAGGCTTACGGGTGTGACATTGTCTCGATTGAGTCCACGGGAATGGGCGATAGCATCGCTGCGGGTGTGGCGGCTTGCCCGGATGCCGATGGCTGGCTGATTGTCCTGGGGGATATGCCGTTCATCCTGCCGTCGAGCATTGAGCGGGTTGTGGCGGCGATTGCCGAGGATGCGGTCAGCGTACCGACGTTGAATGGTGACTATGGGCATCCGGTCGGGTTTGGTCGCTCGTTTGCAGCGGGGCTGATGGCCTTGTCCGGTGACCGGGGCGCGCGACCGTTGTTTGCCCAAGGGCGGGTGGTTGAAGTCGCGGTGGATGATCCGGGCGTGTTGTGGGATATCGATGTACCCGACGCGCTGGTTTTCCCGCCGTCCTGA
- a CDS encoding XdhC family protein → MDSADLNVLRSVLEWRRDGKRVVLFSVVQTWGTAPRAPGAMLALREDGVVIGSVSGGCVEDDLIARLHDGRIPANGPPVQLITYGVTQEEAARFGLPCGGTLRLTEERVGDPAWVAELLDRCEAHEIVARELNIRTGEVMLRPAGKTDVLSFDGQTLRAIYGPRWRLLLIGAGQLSRYVAEMARLLDFEVLICDPRTEFVYGWEEQHGRFVPGMPDEAVLNIQTDERTAIVALTHDPRLDDMALLTALDSKAFYVGALGSRVNSIKRRENLAELGLSEAAIARLHGPIGLHIGSHSPAEIALSLLAEIVAIKNGVELKQKKTVESV, encoded by the coding sequence ATGGACAGCGCCGATCTCAATGTCCTGCGCAGCGTGCTCGAATGGCGCCGCGACGGGAAGCGGGTAGTGTTGTTTTCGGTGGTGCAGACCTGGGGCACTGCGCCCCGGGCACCCGGCGCGATGCTGGCGTTGCGCGAAGATGGGGTGGTGATCGGTTCGGTGTCCGGCGGTTGCGTCGAGGACGATCTGATCGCCCGGCTGCACGATGGGCGGATTCCCGCCAACGGGCCGCCGGTGCAATTGATCACCTACGGCGTGACGCAGGAAGAAGCCGCGCGCTTCGGCCTGCCTTGCGGCGGCACCCTGCGCCTGACCGAGGAACGGGTCGGCGATCCGGCGTGGGTCGCCGAGTTGCTGGATCGCTGCGAGGCTCATGAAATCGTCGCTCGCGAACTGAACATTCGCACTGGCGAGGTAATGTTGCGCCCGGCCGGCAAGACCGACGTCTTGAGCTTCGACGGCCAGACCCTGCGTGCCATTTACGGCCCGCGCTGGCGCCTGCTGTTGATCGGCGCCGGGCAGTTGTCGCGGTATGTGGCCGAGATGGCGCGACTGCTGGATTTCGAAGTGCTGATCTGTGATCCGCGCACCGAGTTCGTCTATGGCTGGGAAGAGCAGCATGGGCGGTTTGTCCCCGGCATGCCGGACGAGGCGGTGCTGAATATCCAGACTGATGAACGCACGGCGATTGTCGCGCTGACTCACGATCCACGTCTGGACGACATGGCGCTGCTCACGGCGCTCGACTCCAAAGCGTTCTATGTCGGTGCGCTCGGCTCGCGGGTCAACAGCATCAAGCGCCGGGAAAATCTCGCTGAGCTAGGCTTGTCAGAAGCGGCCATTGCCCGATTGCACGGGCCGATCGGTTTGCATATTGGCAGCCATTCCCCGGCGGAAATCGCCTTGTCGCTGTTGGCGGAAATCGTCGCGATCAAGAATGGTGTCGAGCTCAAGCAGAAGAAAACAGTGGAGAGTGTATGA
- a CDS encoding xanthine dehydrogenase family protein molybdopterin-binding subunit has protein sequence MSRLPNDFALSNLSRRGFLKGVGATGALVLAASWGWQDALAEDKPKQFGADGMPNGWIDDPKVYVSISADGTVTVVCNRSEMGQGVRTSLTMVVADELEADWAHVKVQQAPGDEVRFGNQDTDGSRSMRHWYEPMRRCGAAARTMLEQAAAAQWKVPVGECRAQLHKVIHTPSGRELGYGELAAAASALTVPARDSLRLKQPSEFRYIGKEGTKAIDGADIVNGRAVYGADVHFDGMLFAVIARPAVYGGKVKSVDDSAALKVPGVLKVIQIEPRPLPSEFQPLGGVAVVASNTWAALKGREALKIEWDDGPNATYDSVAYRKEIEAASLKPGKVVRNTGDIDKAIGSAASTLEASYYLPHLAQAPMEPMVAIARYKDGTCEAWAPSQAPQVTRERIAERLGLPFDNVTFNVTLLGGGFGRKSKPDFVVEAAVLAKEFPGKAVRVQWTREDDIHNSYFHTVSAEYLKAGVGKDGLPSAWLHRTVAPSITALFAPGMNHEAAFELGMGFTNMAYAIPNVRLENPEATVHTRVGWYRSVSNIPHGFAIQSFVDELAHKAKEDPLKYQIKLLGPDRQIDPRTLSEEWNYGESPERYPIDTGRMRTVLETAAKAAGWGRQLPKGRGLGLAVHYSFVTYVAAVIEVEVKDDGTLIVHKADIAVDCGPQINPERIRSQFEGACVMGLGNAVWGEISFKDGKVQQDNFHMYEVARMSLAPKEVAVHLVTPPGEVPLGGVGEPGVPPIAPALCNAIFAATGQRIRNLPVRYQLQGWQKAQA, from the coding sequence ATGAGCCGTCTACCGAACGATTTCGCCCTGAGCAACCTGAGTCGCCGGGGCTTTCTCAAGGGCGTTGGCGCCACCGGTGCGCTGGTGCTGGCGGCGAGCTGGGGCTGGCAGGATGCGCTGGCCGAAGACAAGCCGAAGCAGTTCGGCGCCGATGGCATGCCCAACGGCTGGATCGACGATCCGAAGGTTTACGTCAGCATTTCCGCCGATGGCACGGTGACCGTGGTCTGCAACCGTTCGGAAATGGGCCAGGGCGTGCGCACCAGCCTGACCATGGTGGTCGCCGATGAACTGGAAGCCGACTGGGCCCACGTCAAGGTTCAGCAGGCGCCGGGTGATGAAGTGCGCTTCGGCAACCAGGACACCGACGGCTCGCGCAGCATGCGTCACTGGTACGAACCGATGCGCCGTTGCGGCGCTGCCGCCCGGACCATGCTGGAGCAGGCCGCCGCTGCGCAGTGGAAGGTGCCGGTCGGCGAATGCCGCGCGCAACTGCATAAAGTCATTCACACGCCGTCCGGGCGCGAGCTGGGTTACGGTGAGCTGGCCGCTGCGGCCAGTGCGCTGACGGTGCCGGCCCGTGACAGCCTGCGGCTCAAGCAGCCGTCGGAATTCCGCTACATCGGCAAGGAAGGCACCAAGGCCATCGACGGTGCCGACATCGTCAATGGCCGCGCGGTGTACGGCGCCGATGTGCATTTCGACGGCATGCTGTTCGCGGTCATTGCGCGTCCGGCGGTGTACGGCGGCAAGGTCAAGTCAGTCGACGACAGCGCCGCGCTGAAAGTGCCGGGCGTCCTCAAAGTCATCCAGATCGAACCCCGGCCATTGCCTTCGGAATTCCAGCCGTTGGGTGGCGTGGCCGTGGTGGCCAGCAACACCTGGGCGGCATTGAAGGGCCGTGAAGCGCTGAAGATCGAGTGGGACGATGGCCCGAACGCCACTTATGACTCGGTCGCCTATCGCAAGGAGATCGAAGCCGCTTCGCTGAAGCCGGGCAAGGTCGTGCGCAACACCGGCGATATCGACAAAGCCATCGGTAGTGCCGCCAGCACGCTGGAAGCCTCTTATTATCTGCCGCATCTGGCCCAGGCACCGATGGAGCCGATGGTCGCCATCGCCCGTTACAAGGATGGCACGTGCGAGGCATGGGCACCGAGCCAGGCGCCGCAGGTCACCCGTGAGCGGATCGCCGAACGCCTGGGGCTGCCGTTCGATAACGTCACGTTCAATGTCACGCTGTTGGGCGGTGGTTTCGGCCGCAAGTCCAAACCGGACTTTGTGGTTGAAGCTGCCGTGCTCGCCAAGGAATTTCCTGGCAAAGCCGTGCGCGTGCAGTGGACCCGGGAAGACGACATCCACAACTCGTATTTCCACACCGTGTCCGCCGAATATCTCAAGGCTGGCGTGGGCAAGGACGGCTTGCCGTCCGCCTGGCTGCACCGCACGGTGGCGCCGAGCATCACCGCGCTGTTTGCGCCGGGCATGAATCACGAAGCTGCGTTCGAGCTGGGCATGGGCTTTACCAACATGGCCTACGCGATTCCCAACGTGCGCCTGGAAAACCCTGAAGCCACGGTTCATACGCGGGTCGGCTGGTATCGCTCGGTGTCGAACATTCCCCATGGTTTTGCGATCCAGAGCTTTGTCGACGAACTGGCGCACAAGGCCAAGGAAGATCCGCTCAAGTACCAGATCAAGCTGCTCGGCCCGGATCGACAGATTGATCCACGCACTTTGAGTGAAGAGTGGAACTACGGCGAATCCCCCGAGCGTTATCCGATCGACACCGGGCGCATGCGCACCGTGCTGGAAACGGCGGCCAAGGCGGCGGGGTGGGGGCGTCAACTGCCCAAGGGCCGTGGCCTCGGACTGGCCGTGCATTACAGCTTCGTCACCTATGTGGCGGCGGTGATCGAAGTCGAGGTCAAGGACGACGGCACGCTGATCGTGCACAAAGCCGATATCGCCGTGGATTGTGGCCCGCAGATCAACCCCGAGCGCATCCGTTCGCAGTTCGAAGGCGCCTGTGTGATGGGCCTGGGCAATGCCGTGTGGGGCGAAATCAGCTTCAAGGACGGCAAGGTGCAGCAGGACAACTTCCATATGTATGAAGTGGCGCGCATGTCACTGGCGCCGAAGGAAGTCGCGGTGCATCTGGTGACGCCGCCGGGCGAGGTGCCATTGGGCGGTGTCGGTGAGCCTGGCGTGCCGCCGATTGCGCCGGCACTGTGCAATGCGATCTTCGCCGCCACCGGTCAGCGCATCCGCAACCTGCCGGTGCGTTACCAGTTGCAGGGCTGGCAAAAGGCGCAAGCGTGA
- a CDS encoding (2Fe-2S)-binding protein, with the protein MITLKLNGQDHPLDVTEDMPLLWAIRDVAGYNGTKFGCGMGLCGACTIHIDGAPARSCITPIGSVVGQNVTTIDNLHADPVGQIVQQAWLDTAVAQCGYCQGGQIMSATALLKTNPNPSDEQIEEAMVGNICRCGTYNRIKTAIRQASTHLKEAKA; encoded by the coding sequence ATGATTACCCTGAAACTTAATGGTCAAGACCATCCACTCGATGTTACCGAGGACATGCCGCTGTTGTGGGCGATCCGTGACGTCGCCGGTTACAACGGCACCAAGTTCGGCTGCGGCATGGGCCTGTGCGGTGCGTGCACGATTCATATCGACGGCGCGCCGGCGCGCAGTTGCATCACCCCGATCGGTTCGGTGGTCGGGCAGAACGTGACCACCATCGACAACCTGCACGCCGACCCGGTAGGGCAGATTGTCCAGCAAGCCTGGCTCGACACCGCTGTGGCCCAATGCGGTTACTGTCAGGGCGGGCAAATCATGTCCGCCACCGCGTTGCTCAAGACCAACCCGAACCCGAGCGACGAGCAGATCGAAGAAGCGATGGTCGGCAACATCTGCCGCTGCGGCACCTACAACCGGATCAAGACCGCGATCCGTCAGGCATCCACTCACCTGAAGGAGGCCAAGGCATGA
- the murB gene encoding UDP-N-acetylmuramate dehydrogenase: MSLQVQPQVSLKPFNTFGVDVRAQLFAEAHSDADVREALAYATSHEVPLLVIGGGSNLLLTADIPALVLRMSTRGIRVISDEGNRVVIEAEAGEPWHPFVQHTLAQGFSGLENLSLIPGTVGAAPMQNIGAYGVEIKDVFAGLTALDRQTGELRDFSLQECNFAYRDSVFKQQPGRWLILRVRFALDRVAHLHLEYGPVRQRLSEQGIEQPTPTDVSRAICSIRSEKLPDPAVLGNAGSFFKNPLVSAAVVAQIKAQHPDLVAYAQPDGQMKLAAGWLIERAGWKGFREADAGVHKLQALVLVNYGAATGLQLLDLAQRIQKDISERFNVELEMEPNRY; this comes from the coding sequence ATGAGTTTGCAGGTACAGCCGCAGGTTTCCCTGAAACCCTTCAACACCTTCGGCGTCGACGTTCGCGCGCAGCTGTTTGCCGAAGCCCACAGTGACGCCGATGTGCGCGAAGCCCTGGCTTACGCGACTTCCCACGAGGTGCCGTTGCTGGTGATCGGCGGCGGCAGCAATCTGTTGCTCACGGCGGACATTCCGGCGCTGGTGTTGCGCATGTCCACTCGTGGTATCCGTGTCATCAGTGACGAAGGCAATCGTGTGGTGATCGAAGCCGAGGCTGGCGAGCCGTGGCACCCGTTCGTGCAGCACACGCTGGCGCAGGGGTTTTCCGGGCTGGAGAATCTCAGTCTGATCCCCGGCACCGTCGGCGCCGCGCCGATGCAGAACATCGGTGCCTACGGTGTCGAGATCAAGGATGTGTTCGCCGGCCTGACGGCGCTGGATCGCCAGACCGGTGAGTTGCGCGACTTCAGCCTGCAAGAGTGCAACTTCGCTTACCGCGACAGCGTGTTCAAGCAGCAGCCGGGTCGTTGGCTGATCCTGCGGGTGCGCTTCGCACTGGATCGAGTCGCGCATCTGCACCTGGAATACGGCCCGGTGCGTCAGCGTCTGAGCGAGCAGGGCATCGAGCAGCCGACGCCGACAGACGTCAGTCGAGCGATTTGCAGCATCCGCAGTGAAAAGTTGCCTGACCCGGCCGTGCTCGGCAATGCCGGCAGCTTCTTCAAGAATCCGCTGGTGTCGGCGGCGGTGGTTGCGCAGATCAAGGCGCAGCACCCGGATCTGGTGGCCTACGCGCAACCGGACGGGCAGATGAAACTGGCGGCCGGCTGGTTGATCGAGCGCGCCGGCTGGAAAGGTTTCCGTGAGGCCGATGCCGGCGTGCATAAATTGCAGGCGCTGGTGCTGGTCAACTACGGCGCGGCGACCGGGCTGCAATTGCTCGATCTGGCCCAGCGTATCCAGAAAGACATTTCAGAACGTTTCAATGTCGAGCTGGAAATGGAGCCCAATCGCTATTGA
- a CDS encoding low molecular weight protein-tyrosine-phosphatase, which yields MRVLFVCLGNICRSPTAEGVLRHKLREAGLADQVEVASAGTGDWHVGNPPDKRSQAAAKLRGYDLSAQRAQQVSRADFASYDLILAMDNSNLRNLKALQPSSGKAELDLFLRRYEGVVDEVPDPYYDGDQGFEQVLDLIERACDQLLIEVKGRL from the coding sequence ATGCGCGTTCTGTTCGTGTGCCTGGGCAACATCTGCCGTTCGCCCACCGCCGAAGGTGTGTTGCGCCACAAGTTGCGTGAAGCGGGGCTGGCGGATCAGGTCGAAGTGGCCTCCGCCGGCACCGGCGACTGGCACGTCGGCAATCCGCCGGACAAACGCAGTCAGGCCGCGGCCAAGCTGCGCGGTTATGACCTGTCGGCGCAACGCGCCCAGCAGGTCAGCCGTGCCGATTTCGCCAGCTACGACCTGATCCTCGCCATGGACAACAGCAATCTGCGCAACCTCAAGGCCTTGCAGCCGTCCAGCGGCAAGGCCGAGCTGGACCTGTTTCTGCGCCGCTATGAAGGCGTGGTCGACGAGGTGCCGGATCCGTATTACGACGGCGATCAGGGTTTCGAGCAGGTGCTGGATCTGATCGAGCGTGCCTGCGATCAGCTGTTGATCGAAGTGAAGGGGCGGTTATGA
- the kdsB gene encoding 3-deoxy-manno-octulosonate cytidylyltransferase produces the protein MTTAFTVVIPSRYASTRLPGKPLLDIAGKPMIQHVWEQASKSSASRVVVATDDARIVEACKAFGAEVVLTREDHNSGTDRLAEVAAKLGLEPDAIVVNVQGDEPLIPPSVIDQVAANLAAHTEARMATLAEPIEDVETLFNPNVVKVVSDLNGLALTFSRATLPWARDAFAKSRDVLPEGVPYRRHIGIYAYRAGFLQDFVSWGPCWLENTESLEQLRALWHGVRIHVADALIAPPTGVDTAEDLERVRRLLEA, from the coding sequence ATGACCACCGCCTTCACCGTTGTCATCCCGTCGCGCTACGCCTCGACCCGTCTGCCGGGCAAGCCGCTGCTGGACATCGCCGGCAAGCCGATGATCCAGCACGTCTGGGAACAGGCCAGCAAAAGCAGCGCCAGTCGTGTGGTCGTGGCGACCGACGATGCGCGCATCGTCGAAGCCTGCAAGGCCTTCGGCGCCGAAGTGGTGCTGACCCGTGAAGATCACAACTCCGGCACCGATCGTCTGGCCGAAGTGGCCGCGAAGCTGGGCCTGGAGCCGGATGCCATCGTGGTCAACGTGCAGGGTGACGAACCGCTGATCCCGCCGAGCGTGATCGATCAGGTCGCCGCCAATCTTGCGGCCCACACCGAAGCGCGCATGGCCACCCTGGCCGAGCCGATTGAAGACGTCGAAACCCTGTTCAACCCGAACGTGGTCAAGGTCGTCAGCGACCTTAACGGTCTGGCGCTGACCTTCAGTCGCGCGACCCTGCCATGGGCTCGCGATGCGTTCGCCAAGAGCCGCGACGTGCTGCCGGAAGGCGTGCCGTATCGTCGTCACATCGGCATTTATGCCTACCGCGCAGGTTTCCTTCAGGACTTCGTGAGCTGGGGGCCGTGCTGGCTGGAAAACACCGAATCCCTCGAACAGCTGCGTGCCCTGTGGCACGGCGTGCGGATTCATGTGGCTGACGCGTTGATCGCACCGCCGACCGGTGTCGACACCGCCGAAGACCTTGAGCGCGTCCGTCGCCTGCTGGAGGCCTGA
- a CDS encoding Trm112 family protein, translating into MDTKLLDILACPVCKGPLKLSADKTELISKGAGLAYPIRDGIPVMLESEARTLTTDERLDK; encoded by the coding sequence ATGGACACCAAATTGCTCGACATCCTCGCCTGCCCGGTCTGCAAAGGCCCGCTCAAGCTCAGCGCCGACAAGACCGAACTGATCAGCAAGGGCGCCGGCCTGGCGTACCCGATCCGTGATGGCATCCCGGTCATGCTGGAAAGCGAAGCCCGCACCCTGACCACCGACGAGCGTCTGGATAAATGA
- the lpxK gene encoding tetraacyldisaccharide 4'-kinase has product MAMSDRLLAAWYEGHPALTLLRPLEWLYRRVVAGKRQRFLDGEGEIYQSPVPVIVVGNITVGGTGKTPMILWLIEHCRRHGLRVGVVSRGYGAKPAQLPWRVEADQTAEIAGDEPLLIVQRTGVPLMIDPDRSAAVRALLDSEPLDLILSDDGMQHYRLARDLELVLIDAARGLGNQRCLPAGPLREPAERLQSVDGVLFNGALEDRDGGFAFRLKPSALVNLRSGERRSLDHFPPGQAVHAVAGIGNPQRFFNTLEALDWRPVPHAFADHAEYSVQALSFTPSLPVVMTEKDAVKCRAFAADDWWYLAVDAVPSPAFVAWFDTQLMRLLPDRLLP; this is encoded by the coding sequence ATGGCCATGTCCGATCGTCTGCTCGCCGCGTGGTACGAGGGGCACCCGGCCCTGACGCTGTTGCGGCCGCTGGAGTGGCTGTACCGCCGCGTCGTGGCCGGCAAGCGTCAGCGTTTTCTCGACGGCGAGGGTGAGATCTATCAGTCACCGGTGCCGGTGATCGTGGTCGGCAATATCACCGTCGGCGGCACCGGCAAGACGCCGATGATCCTGTGGCTGATCGAGCACTGCCGACGCCACGGGCTGCGGGTCGGCGTGGTCAGCCGTGGCTACGGCGCCAAACCGGCGCAACTGCCATGGCGGGTCGAAGCCGATCAGACTGCTGAAATCGCCGGCGACGAACCTTTGCTGATCGTGCAGCGCACTGGCGTGCCGCTGATGATCGATCCCGATCGCAGCGCCGCCGTCAGAGCCCTGCTGGACAGCGAGCCGCTGGACCTGATCCTGTCCGATGACGGCATGCAGCATTACCGCCTCGCACGGGATCTGGAACTGGTGCTGATCGACGCCGCCCGTGGTCTTGGCAACCAGCGCTGCCTGCCCGCAGGCCCCCTGCGCGAACCGGCCGAGCGCCTGCAAAGCGTTGACGGTGTGCTGTTCAACGGCGCCCTCGAAGATCGCGACGGCGGTTTCGCTTTCCGCCTCAAACCTTCGGCGCTGGTCAATCTGCGCAGCGGCGAACGCCGGTCGCTCGATCATTTTCCGCCCGGTCAGGCCGTGCACGCAGTCGCCGGGATCGGCAACCCGCAACGTTTCTTCAATACCCTCGAAGCGCTAGACTGGCGGCCTGTGCCCCACGCCTTCGCCGACCACGCCGAATACAGCGTGCAGGCCTTGAGTTTCACGCCGTCATTGCCAGTGGTGATGACTGAGAAGGACGCGGTGAAGTGCCGCGCCTTCGCTGCAGACGACTGGTGGTACCTGGCGGTCGATGCCGTGCCGTCGCCGGCCTTCGTGGCCTGGTTCGACACGCAGTTGATGCGCCTGTTGCCGGATCGTCTTTTGCCTTAA
- a CDS encoding ExbD/TolR family protein: MKFRRKPRETIDINLASLIDVVFILLLFFVVTTTFTRETQLRVDLPEAVSGSPAEDQQVKQLDVAISAEGVFSVNNKILPKNDLATLMEAMQKEANGDTNMPLSISADGKTQHQSVITAMDAAGKLGFSHLRMTTVEAAPKS, encoded by the coding sequence GTGAAATTCCGTCGCAAGCCCCGGGAAACCATCGACATCAACCTCGCGTCGCTGATCGACGTGGTGTTCATCCTGTTGCTGTTTTTCGTCGTGACCACCACCTTCACCCGCGAAACCCAGCTGCGTGTCGATCTGCCGGAAGCGGTCAGCGGCTCACCGGCCGAGGACCAGCAGGTCAAGCAACTGGACGTGGCCATCAGCGCCGAAGGCGTGTTCTCGGTGAACAACAAGATTCTGCCGAAAAACGATCTGGCCACCCTGATGGAGGCCATGCAGAAAGAAGCCAACGGCGACACCAACATGCCGTTGTCGATCAGTGCTGACGGCAAGACTCAGCACCAATCCGTGATCACCGCCATGGACGCGGCCGGCAAGCTCGGTTTCAGCCATCTGCGCATGACCACGGTCGAGGCGGCGCCCAAATCCTGA
- a CDS encoding MotA/TolQ/ExbB proton channel family protein: protein MWELVKSGGWMMLPIILSSIAAMAIVAERLWTLRASRVTPEHLLGQVWVWIKDKQLNKEKLKELRANSPLGEILAAGLANSKHGREIMKECIEEAAARVIHELERYVNALGTIAAMSPLLGLLGTVLGMIDIFSAFTGSGMTTNASVLAGGISKALITTAAGLMVGIPAVFFHRFLQRRIDELVVGMEQEAIKLVEVVQGDRDVDLAGGKA, encoded by the coding sequence GTGTGGGAATTGGTCAAATCCGGCGGCTGGATGATGTTGCCGATCATTCTGAGTTCCATCGCCGCCATGGCGATCGTCGCCGAGCGCCTGTGGACCCTGCGCGCCAGTCGCGTCACCCCTGAGCATCTGCTGGGTCAGGTCTGGGTCTGGATCAAGGACAAGCAGCTCAACAAGGAAAAACTCAAGGAATTGCGCGCCAACTCACCGCTGGGGGAAATCCTCGCCGCGGGCCTGGCCAACTCCAAGCATGGTCGCGAGATCATGAAGGAGTGCATTGAAGAAGCGGCCGCCCGGGTCATCCACGAGCTGGAGCGTTACGTCAACGCGCTGGGCACCATCGCTGCCATGTCGCCGTTGCTCGGTCTGCTGGGTACGGTGCTGGGCATGATCGACATTTTCAGTGCGTTCACCGGTTCCGGCATGACCACCAATGCTTCGGTCCTGGCCGGCGGTATTTCCAAGGCGCTGATCACCACCGCTGCGGGCCTGATGGTCGGTATTCCGGCGGTGTTCTTCCACCGTTTCCTGCAACGCCGTATCGATGAACTGGTGGTAGGCATGGAACAGGAAGCGATCAAACTGGTGGAAGTGGTGCAGGGCGACCGTGACGTCGATCTGGCCGGGGGCAAAGCGTGA